Proteins co-encoded in one Brassica oleracea var. oleracea cultivar TO1000 chromosome C4, BOL, whole genome shotgun sequence genomic window:
- the LOC106338609 gene encoding uncharacterized mitochondrial protein AtMg00810-like, with translation MELDEWRESVGDEIGAMIKNDTWYETELPKGKKAVTSRLLFTIKYLANGKQERKKTRGFIKFEADHTLFTLTNKQGIVVILIYVDDIIITGSDKDGIISTKAFLKPTFDIKDLSELEYFLGIEMCRSKDGLFLSQGKYTLDLLNETGKLGERIAKTPLEEGYKALCEGGTEDKPFGDFKLYRRMVGKLIYLTITRPEI, from the exons ATGGAGCTAGATGAGTGGAGAGAGTCAGTTGGAGATGAAATCGGTGCCATGATCAAGAATGATACTTGGTATGAAACTGAGCTTCCCAAAGGAAAGAAAGCAGTAACAAGTCGCCTACTCTTCACTATCAAGTATCTAGCTAATGGGAAACAAGAGAGGAAGAAGACAAG AGGGTTTATAAAATTTGAAGCTGATCATACACTCTTCACCCTCACAAACAAGCAAGGAATTGTGGTGATTCTGATTTATGTAGATGATATTATCATCACAGGAAGTGACAAGGATGGTATCATCTCAACCAAAGCTTTTCTTAAGCCTACTTTTGATATTAAAGATTTGAGTGAGCTGGAGTACTTTCTAGGGATAGAAATGTGCCGCTCTAAAGATGGACTTTTCTTATCTCAAGGAAAGTACACGCTTGATCTTTTAAATGAAACAGGAAAGCTTGGAGAAAGAATAGCTAAGACACCTCTTGAAGAAGGATACAAAGCCTTGTGTGAGGGAGGGACTGAAGATAAGCCATTTGGAGACTTCAAACTCTATAGGAGAATGGTTGGGAAGCTGATTTATCTAACCATTACAAGACCAGAGATCTGA